GCGCCTCATATCCAACGACATCCATCATAATCAACTTTTCTATTGCATAGGTTTATGAAGTTTTAAGAAGCGTAACAACTGTGTCTCAATTGCTTTTTGTTATACTGCTATGTTGTTGAATATAAGAACATTTACCTAAGATGCACAACCAAAGCCGTATCTTTCTGTTAAATAACACCGCGTAGAAAAAAACGTTATTTTTGTGAGCTGCCGCTATAACTGATTCTATAAAAGGATGAACTGTAAAAGTTAAAAGTATCGATATAACACATTGTTTTCTTTGATATATTCAAAAGCGCTTCTCACTTATTATTAAAAACAACTGCTTTTATTCAGCCACTGCGCTATGCTTTATTAAAACAACCTCATTATTTGTCCTATTTTATATACCGCCTCTTGTTTCAAGGAAGAATCATGCCTGACAGCAGCAATACCAAATCTAAAACCAATTCTGATTCCAACTCAATAAAACCAATGGTACCGCTATCAACCAAGCTGCCACAATTGCCGGCATTGCCTAACTTGCGCAAACGTGCAGCGGCCTCTGCTCGGCGCCGCTTACCACGCCTTCCGCTGATCAGCAAACAACCCAAGCTAGATGTGCTTATCATCGGGGCGGGTCTATCGGGTATAGACATGGCCAGTCACATCAAACGCGATAAAGTTTTGTCAAAATCAATAAAAAAAGGACGCGTGGCTATTGTAGAGAAGCGCGCAGCCATTGGCGGTACTTGGGACTTGTTCAAATACCCAGGGATTCGCTCTGACTCTGACATGACGACCTTTGGCTTTGCACATCGACCTTGGCTAGGCAATAAGACATTGGCCGATGCCGACTCGATTAAGCGATATATTGAGCAAACCGCTCAAGATGAGTCGATTACATCACTGATAAGCTTTAATACCAATGTCGTTCGTCTCGATTGGTCGAGTAAGCATCAGTATTGGACAGTAACCCTAGCTGATGTGAATAGCGGCAAGCAGCGAAAAGTAACCACTCGATTTGTGGTTGGTGCCACTGGTTATTATGACTATGACCAAGGTTATCAGCCCCAGTTTGAAGGTGAAAAAGACTTTAAAGGGTTAATTGTGCATCCCCAACAATGGGATGAGCAGATTGATTATCAGGACAAGCGTGTGGTTGTCATTGGGAGTGGCGCAACGGCGGTAACCTTGGTACCCGCTTTGGTCAAGCCATTGATTGATCCGAGCAGCAGTCAAAGCCACGCTAAGCAGCAAGCGGCGGCGCACGTAACCATGCTACAACGCACACCCACTTATATCGGCAGTGTGCCCAGTGAGGATAACAGTGTGCAGACATTATCGAGCCGCTTTAAGCTCAAGCCTCAGACCGCATATCGATTAGTGCGTGGCAGAAATATCTTATTACAGCAAGGGGTTTACCAGCTATCAAGAATAGCGCCGGATACGTTGAAAAAGGGATTGATTACTCGAGCCAAAAAGGAGCTGGGCGCTAGTAAGGATAAGCTGAAGCACTTTACGCCGGATTATCAGCCGTGGGATGAGCGTCTGTGCGCTGTACCTGACGGTGATTTGTTCAAAGCGGTACGCTCTGGACATGCCGATGTAGTGACAGACCGTATTGATCACTTTACAGCAGAAGGTATTCAACTGGCTTCAGGGCATCATTTGCCTGCTGATATTATCATCACTGCCACTGGGCTTAAGCTACAGATGCTTGGCGGTGCGCAGGTGTATCTCGACGGTCAACTCGAAGAGGTAAGCAAAAAGATGACCTATAAAGCGGTGATGGTAGAGGATGTGCCCAACATAGCTGTGCTATATGGCTATACCAATGCCTCTTGGACATTGAAGATAGATCTGGCTTGTGGCTATATCACGCGCCTGCTGCGTCACATGCATCATTATGGTTATCAGATGGTAACGCCTAAGCCTACTGCAACCGATGGCGAGCAAGCACATATCCAGCCTGACACCATTATGGGATCACTAACTGCCGGCTATATTCGCCGCGCACAACATGTGTTGCCAAAACAGGGCGACCGCTACCCTTGGTTTGTGACCAATAATTATTTTAGCGATGTGATTATGCTTAAATACCGCCGCGTTGAAGACAAATGGCTACACTTTAAACGTTAGCGTTTAACGGCTAATCCATTAAATTAACACATTAAAAAAGAGGACAGTGGTTACTGTCCTCTTTTTTTTATGTCTATCGATCATGACATCTTATAAACCATTAAGGTAACGGCTTATTTTTTCTTTTTGTTTTTCTTTTGCTTCTTAGACTGTTTTTTGTCTTTTTTAAGCTGCTTTTTTAGCTTCTTAATTTCTTTTTTCTTTTGCTTCACTTCTTTCTTGGCTTCTTTTTTAGCCTGTTTGATGTCTTTTTTAAGATCTTTAATATCTGACTTCTTAGCCATATTCAACTCCTTGATTGGTTACTTCATTAATAAAATGATTAAAAACAAATCCATTAAAAATAATAAAGCGATAAATATTTAAATTGTATCCCTTTCACCATCTATTTCACTAGCATTTATTCAACTTAATAGCTGTTTCACGTGAAACCTATCTCACTAACATGACTCAAACTACTTATTTAAAAATACAGAAGAATCATAAGTAATAAATAGTTAGTTAGCCATTAGCGTCGATGGCAAAAGTGTTAACTTAATAGTAGCAAACCTAGGATTTAACTCAAGCGTGTCCTGTATGCGCTGTGTAATATTAAGTAAGCAAACATTTATAATGAAGCGCATGTTTTAAATATTTATGTCTATTTAACCGCTACCCTACTCCTACCATGCTGCATTATTACAGCGCACTGTTATTATAGAGCACGAATTACAGAGTACGGCTATCAGGTATCGCTATTATTAGCAGAACCAAATTAAGTCAATTACCACATCAAATCATCAGGTATCACATACTCAGCATACGGATCATCTTCTGCTGGTTGGTCGTCCGCCTTATCATTAGATTCAACAATAAAACCTTCAAGCTTGTCATTAATACGATCCGCTAACGGTCGTGGTAGCAAGGCATAGCCCTCTTCTAGACGGGCGATACTGACGTGACCGGCAACAATTTGATCAAACAACTTTTGAGTGATGTTTAACTTTTTGATTTTGCTGTCATCAACAAAGCGATACTCAATATCACCTTGAGTATCGGTGATTTGATGCTGCTGAATCATTTGAATGATGTTGGCTCTGAGCGTTTTTTCTTCTAGCGCTTGCTGGCGCTGCTGATTAAGCTGTTGGTCTTTTTTTAGCTTTTCAGCTTGTGCATCAGCCACCGCTTTTTTGATCTCGGCATCAGGGGCATTACCGGTACGCTTAGCGTGTTCGGCTTGTTTGGTCAGTTTTTTGGCTTTTTTGCTGTCTACCAATCCAGCTTTTAACAGTTGTGCCTGTAACGCATTTTTCGCCATGAATCGTTCCTTAACGCTTAAGCTGATGTCGTCAATTCAAATCTTTATAATATTCGCGACATCAACCAAATAAAAGTAATAACCAAATAGAGTAGCAAGTTTTATAGCTCAGTGTCATCACATTTGTGTTTTAACCGACTCCTATCCTGCCAACCCTATGTATAAGCAAGCCATAAACCCACTGTGTAATATTGGGTATCATTGGGTGTTATTGGATTTGTCTTTAACATAGCCCTCGAACAATTGGGCTAGCTCCTGCTTAGTGTAGTTCACCTTTAGCTCATTTTGCATAATATCGCTGAACTGATCAAACTCAGTGATTTCAATCTGTTCGGTGCTGTCAGCATGAATCTTAAAGTAGGCATTGTTACGCAGCGAGTTGATTGAATCCTCTGTATTGCAAGAAACCACTAGCGTGTTGCGCCATAAACCCTCTGGGTTCATGTAAGAGTAGAAGTTACCCATCTGAAAGTCAGCTTCGACATTTTCGATTAAATTAAACTGAGTCGCGTTAAATGGTTTGCCTTTTTCAACAAGCTGCATGGTGTACACGCCTTTATCAGCGTCTACTGGCAGTACTTTGTAAGGAATACCTAAGTGACTCACCGCAGGCTCATTGGTGTCGCCAAACTTAACCGCCACGCTTGGGCTGCGAAAGCCAACGCCCACATCGACCAAGTACGTCTCACCTTCATAATACAAAATAGTCACGCGATGGGTCAGCGGTGCTCTTGGGGCCTCATTATTCACCACACGCGCAATGTGCTGAGTCACCTCAAAGCCTTTTAACTTAAGGGTTTCATACATCAGCTTGTTGTGTTCAAAGCAGTAACCAGCACGTTTATTGACCACTAAATTATTGTAGATGCCTTCAAGATCTATCGGTACCGACTCCCCAACTAAGATCTTTGGATTACCAAAGGCAAAGGCTTTCAGATGAGCGTCTGCCAGCTTGGAAATATCTTCTAGCGTTTTTAGGTCTGGATCAATGTTAAGCGTCTCTAGATAGTGATCAATAATGCGTTTAGTGTCTGTCTGTTTGCTATTCATAACTGCTCCAGCTTGTAAGTATTTATTGTTATAGAGGTAAGGTTATACGTTTCATCTTAATAAACTTCATCTTAACAAACTGGGTATGAAATAAGGTAACGGTTGGTTAAAGTAATAGCCGGTTTGGTTAAGGTTAGGGTAAAGTCATATCACCGTCATCAATCCAGCCGACGCGGCGCATCATCCAAGCAACTAAGCCTGCAATGAGCGCCGGTAATGCAAACATTAATAACACAATGGCCAGCCAGATTTGACTACTACTAAGCGTGCCAGCAGAGGCTTCAAGCACCCCAAACACCCCGACAAAGCCAGCAGTACCCATGCCTGCACCACTGGCAGTACTCATCAGACCAAATCCAGTAGTGGCAATCGGCCCGACCACGGCACTGGCAATCACTACCGGTAATAAAATAATCGGTTTTTTAAAGATATTCGGAATCTGTAGCATACTGGTGCCCAGTCCTTGAGCGATGACGCCACTGACGCCATTGTCTTTGAAACTGGCCACCGCAAAGCCAATCATATGCGCCGCGCAGCCGACCACAGCAGCGCCACCCGCTAGACCATCAAGGCCAATGGCAATACAAATCGCTGCGCTTGAGGTCGGCATGGTTAGCAGTAGTCCAACCACCACTGCTATCACGATTCCCATCATAAATGGCTGTAACTGAGTGGCCATCTCGATACCGGCACCAATGCTATTGACCACACTGACCACCGGCGGATTGAGCCAAGCGCATACCGCTAAGGCCACCACACCGACCGCCCAAGGCACTAGGATAATATCCAGTTTGGTTTTGCCTTGAATCCAACTGCCAGCGCGATAGGCAAATACCGTGGCTAAATAAGCACCGATTGGATTGCCCGGTACTGCTAAAAATGTCGCAGGTGAACCATCTTGTGGCGTGAACAAATGCCCTGCTATCAAAGCTTCAGAATGTGCGCCCATCATGCCAGCAACCAAACACGCAAACACCACCAAGGTTGGCGCCTTTAAATAATAAGCGATACCGACCCCGATGCCAGCACCCATCAAGATTGACGCCAACTTACCTAAATCCATTAACAGCGGCAGATTAAGTGCTAACCCCGCTTGAGAGAAAATCAGCCCTGCAATCAAGGTCACAAACAGACCCAGCGCCATACCGGTAAAGGCATCAATCAAATACTTATTGAAAAAAGCACGCAAAGGCGTGGGTAATAGAGTGTTCGGTGACGATTGCTTCGATGTGGTGCTCATGGCGGGTATCCCTATACTGATTCTAAATCTGAATCTGTTTTTTTATTTTGATGGTGCTATTGCTCGATTAACGCTGTCATCGGCTATTTTTCCCACTTTGGGGGCGGAGGCGTATAGTCCTGTAGCTTCTCAAGCAGCTCATTAATGTCATCAGACACGATCAACATATCCAGATAAGTCTGACGCATAAATCCAGCCTTAACCATGTCAGCTAAGAAGCTTAATAGCCCGTCATAGTAACCATTAACGTTTAAAAAGGCGCAAGGTTTGTCATGTAATCCAAGCTGAGCCCAAGTCCATACCTCAAATAACTCTTCTAATGTCCCTGCACCGCCTGGCAATGCCACAAAAGCATCGCCATAATGTGCCATTTTTTGTTTGCGCTCATGCATGTCTTTGACCAAAATCAACTCATTGATGCCGGTGTGTGCCAACTCTTTATCGGATAAATGCTTAGGGATAACGCCAATAACGTGTAAACCTGCGGCAACCGCAGCATTGGCCAATACACCCATTAGCCCGACTTTACCGCCGCCATACACCACATCCAGTTGATGACGTCCTAATGCCGCCGCAAACAATCGAGTTTGCTCGACGTAAATGGGCTCTAACCCTTCGCTTGATCCACAATAAACCGCTACTCGCATATTTTATTATTCCTTTTGTCTAACGCTTGTCTGTACTAAAGCCTGTATTCTATCACTGCTGTGTATAAAGTACTTAGCACACTATGGCTGCTGATGTTTATTGTCGGTTTTGGTTGATTGGTTTTAGACAGTGCGTTTGGCTTATACTAAATGCTAAATTTTAATAACCAAAGCCTGTTAATCACCATTAAGGAGTGTGTACCATGTCAGCCTCTCATTCTCATTCAGCTGCCGATAACCACAGTGTGTTTGATAGCACTGCCCTATCTCCACTTGCTCAAATCAAAATCAGCTCCGCTAACGATGCTGAATCTCACTCCCATTCAGAAGTAATGTTAACAGTGATTCAGGCCGACCTTACCACCTTACCCGTTGATGCAATCGTCAATGCGGCCAACTCAAGTTTGCTTGGCGGCGGTGGTGTCGACGGTGCCATTCATAAAGCCGCTGGCCCAAAGCTGTTGGCCTATTGTCGCACCTTAAATGGTTGCCCTACTGGAGAAGCAAAAATCAGCCCAGGCTTTAAGCTACCGTCAAAGCAGGTGATTCATACTGTCGGCCCAGTCTGGCATGGCGGTGAAAAAGGAGAGCCTGAGTTACTGGCCAATTGCTATCGTAACTGTATGCAACTGGCGCAACAAAACAACATCGCTAGTATCGCTTTTCCTGCGATTAGTACTGGCGTCTATGGCTATCCTATTGAGGAAGCGACCAAGATTGCCATTGCTACTGTGATAGACAGCTTAAGACAGGTGAGCGCAGCAGAAGCCGTCACCAAAGAAGTGATATTTTGTTGTTTTTCAGCTGCTGATGCCGCTATTTATCAACAACAGTTTGAGGCTTTTTAGATGACAGCTATTTAAGTTAGAGCTACTTAAATGAAAGCTATTTAGATAAAGACTATTTGGTTTGAGGCTGTTGAAATAAAAGCTATTTAAATGAAAGCTGTTTGAATTAAAACTTTTTAGACTTTTTGAGCTATGGCTTAGATTTGTAATGACCAAATTCATAGCGGATTTTTTGATTGCGCACCTCACCGATAAACAATCGGTGTAGATTGGCATGCAAATATTTTCTTCCAGTGGTTAGTACCCCATCTTGTTTGAGACGCCTTGGGTCAAAGGTAAATCCTAAAGGCAACATACGAAACCGGGTAATGTGACTGGCACGATTGACATAATCACAGTCTTCGCACAGGCTGATAGTAGTATCAAAGCCATTAATGGTAGTATGTACGCGTTTGGTAGAAAACAAACAGGCACCAATAGCAGTTGGGAACACAAACTGAGTCAAACCAATGCCGATATTAAACAGCTTATAGCCAAGACTATAACGTTTGGGCAATCCTTTTGGCGACAAGTACACCCCAGCCACTTGAAGCTGCTTGGTGTTTAAATGCTGTAACGCTTGTTGTAGAAAGTCAGGCGCTAGGCGCACATCGGCATCCAAAAACAGCAGGCGCTCATACTGAGCCAGATTTGCACCGGTATTGCGCCCCAAACACACGCCTCTTGTGCTCATCTGCTCGATATGCAGCCGTGGTAACCGCGTAGCATAACTTTCGGCGATGGCACAGGTCTCATCGTCACTGTTTGAATCGACCAAAATAACCTCGAAGTCTTGATGCGTTTGCTGCACCAAGTCATCGAGCAGTCCACTGATACGCTCGGCCTCATTTAAGGTAATAATAACAATACTGACTGAAGACACAGGGCCATCCTATAGGGTGTTAAGCACATACATAAAAAAGGTAACGCCAGTCCTAGACCGACGTTACCCATGCTACGTCCTAAATATGTCAGTATCATTATGCTAAACAATCGCCCAGCGGCTTTGACTAAAAACCATGCAGACTTTTAGTCAAACGACCTCAAATATAGGCGATTGCGGCTAACTATTGGTGCTCAATCAGTATTAAATAACTATTTAGCTATTTAATTAATTTAGCCTTCCAACACCTATTGTGGCCAAATTTTGCCTGGATTTAGGATATTGTTCGGATCCAGCGCCTGCTTGATGGCCTGCATCATCACAACCGCCTCGCCATGCTCATAAGCCATATACTTGCGCTTACCCTGACCAATACCATGCTCACCGGTACAAGTACCGTCCATATCGATAGCACGTTTTGCCAGACGACCGACCAAGTCTTCAGCCGTTTTTACCTCATCAGGGTTATTAGTGTCGACCAATAACAACACATGGAAGTTACCGTCACCCACATGCCCAACGATAGGCCCAATCATACCCGAGGCCTCAATGTCTTTGGCGGTTTCACTGACGCACTCTGCCAGACGTGAAATAGGCACACAGGCATCGGTTGACAACGCTTTGGCTTCAGGGCGTAGCGCACAGCTGGCCGGATAAGCGTTATGGCGCGCATGCCATAGTTTGTTGCGCTCAACTTCGTTGGTATCCCAAGCAAAGTCTGAGCCACCGCACTCCTCTACAATTTCACCGAAGATTTGTGCCTGCTCTTGGACACTGGCCTCACTGCCATGAAACTCAATAAATAAGGTCGGCGTCTCTTTTAGATTTAAATTAGAGTACTGGTTACACGCCTTGACTTGTAGCGCATCTAACAGCTCAATACGGGCAATCGGCAAACACATCTGAATGGTCATCATCGTCGCTTCACAGGCAGCTTCTACGCTTGGAAAATGACAGATACCACTGCCGATACACTCCGTAATACCAAATAGCTTTAAGGTAATCTCGGTGACAATACCCAAGGTACCTTCTGAGCCAATAATTAGACGGGTTAAGTCATAACCAGCCGCTGACTTTTTGGCACGGCTACCGGTTTTAATGATTTTACCTTCAGCCGTGACAATCTCTAATGACAGCACCACATCTTTCATGGTGCCATAACGCACCGCATTGGTACCCGACGCACGCGTGGCGACCATACCCCCAATAGTGGCATTGGCACCTGGATCAATCGGGAAAAATAAGCCTGTATCGCGCAGATAGTGATTGAGCTGCTCACGAGTAACACCGGGCTGAACGGTGACGGTTAAGTCTTCATTATTAACCTGTAACACCTCGTTCATCTCACTCATATCAATACACAGCCCGCCCTCAGGTGCGTTCAGCTGCCCTTCTAATGATGAGCCGATACCAAAAGCAATCACTGGCATCTTATATTGGTTACAAATCTCAACCGCTTGCGCTACGTCCTGCTTGCTTTGAGCCACAAGTACCGCATCTGCTGGCTGATTTTTCAACCACGTCATGGTGTGTGCGTGTTGCTGACGCGTCGTCAGATTAACACTGAGCTTATCGGCAAAGTGCGCTTGTAATTTAGCAATGGCCTCTTCATAGCGTGCTGGTTGAGAGGATTGATTGGCTGTTTGACTCATGACAGAACTCCTTAGGGTTAGATGATGTTTTATGGCTATACGACTTACTTGCTTTAGGACTTAACTGCTATATAAATTAATGGATAAACTGGTTAATCACTATATTAAAGACTTCTGAGTAAATGGTTAAGCTGTTTTCATCCAATTTCTCAGCGTTTTTGGTCAAGCTTTATCAATCTGTTTGGTTCAACGCTATCACTAATGTTGGTGTCAAAACTATTATTATTGAACAAATACTGACCGTGTTAATTGTAAAGTGACAGCAAATAACTCTTCAAATTGCTTACATTTGTTGGCAATTAGAACGTTAGTTTTATCTAAATTGCTTTATAAATCAAATTTATACGATAGCGATTGACTAACGTTGGTAAATTTTCTAGAATGAAGACGTCATTGAAACAATTGTTACTAAGTTGACACAGGATGACAACACTTTTTTAGAAGCTGCTTTTTAGAAGCTTACTATAAATAAACAGTGTGGTTATGATCAGATTAATTATATGCTCATCGTCAACAGCGTAAAAACTGTTTTGAAACGCCTGATAAAATCTACATGGAAGTTATTGCAGATTATAACGTTTAGCACACTACAAAGTTAGCTATATCTTGATAAAGATATCTTTGTATCAATAAGATAACTGTATCAAGCGCTAATCATAAAGTATGCTGCCATATTAATAGTTAGTGTGAACTCGACACTTTGCTTATACAAGGATGTATCATGAATAAAGCCCTATCACTTGCCTGCGTTGTCGCGGCCCCCGTCATCTTTAGCACGTCTGCTTTTGCAGAGTTTGATTACAAAAAATACATTGAGACAGATGGTAGCTTTAAACGCTTCTCGGTTTCTGCAGGTTGGTTACATGCCAACCCAAGCGGTGATGCGACTCCTATTAAAAACACCACCGCCATTCAAGATGGCTCAAGCCATGAAAATGGTAGTGTCAGAGCCAGTACAGTTAGGGATGTTATTGACCCTAATCAAGATAAAGATGTATATGATAAAGTTTATGGCACTATTGACGGATTAATATCAGACGACTCAGATCCAGACTTAGGTGCGCTTAATGCCTCAGGGTCAACGGTTATCAATGGCCTTCAGAACTTTGCTACTGCAGGTACTGGCCTTGAGTCTGACGATG
Above is a window of Psychrobacter sp. FDAARGOS_221 DNA encoding:
- a CDS encoding arylamine N-acetyltransferase family protein, giving the protein MNSKQTDTKRIIDHYLETLNIDPDLKTLEDISKLADAHLKAFAFGNPKILVGESVPIDLEGIYNNLVVNKRAGYCFEHNKLMYETLKLKGFEVTQHIARVVNNEAPRAPLTHRVTILYYEGETYLVDVGVGFRSPSVAVKFGDTNEPAVSHLGIPYKVLPVDADKGVYTMQLVEKGKPFNATQFNLIENVEADFQMGNFYSYMNPEGLWRNTLVVSCNTEDSINSLRNNAYFKIHADSTEQIEITEFDQFSDIMQNELKVNYTKQELAQLFEGYVKDKSNNTQ
- a CDS encoding flavin-containing monooxygenase encodes the protein MPDSSNTKSKTNSDSNSIKPMVPLSTKLPQLPALPNLRKRAAASARRRLPRLPLISKQPKLDVLIIGAGLSGIDMASHIKRDKVLSKSIKKGRVAIVEKRAAIGGTWDLFKYPGIRSDSDMTTFGFAHRPWLGNKTLADADSIKRYIEQTAQDESITSLISFNTNVVRLDWSSKHQYWTVTLADVNSGKQRKVTTRFVVGATGYYDYDQGYQPQFEGEKDFKGLIVHPQQWDEQIDYQDKRVVVIGSGATAVTLVPALVKPLIDPSSSQSHAKQQAAAHVTMLQRTPTYIGSVPSEDNSVQTLSSRFKLKPQTAYRLVRGRNILLQQGVYQLSRIAPDTLKKGLITRAKKELGASKDKLKHFTPDYQPWDERLCAVPDGDLFKAVRSGHADVVTDRIDHFTAEGIQLASGHHLPADIIITATGLKLQMLGGAQVYLDGQLEEVSKKMTYKAVMVEDVPNIAVLYGYTNASWTLKIDLACGYITRLLRHMHHYGYQMVTPKPTATDGEQAHIQPDTIMGSLTAGYIRRAQHVLPKQGDRYPWFVTNNYFSDVIMLKYRRVEDKWLHFKR
- a CDS encoding O-acetyl-ADP-ribose deacetylase; this encodes MLTVIQADLTTLPVDAIVNAANSSLLGGGGVDGAIHKAAGPKLLAYCRTLNGCPTGEAKISPGFKLPSKQVIHTVGPVWHGGEKGEPELLANCYRNCMQLAQQNNIASIAFPAISTGVYGYPIEEATKIAIATVIDSLRQVSAAEAVTKEVIFCCFSAADAAIYQQQFEAF
- a CDS encoding TIGR00730 family Rossman fold protein; translated protein: MRVAVYCGSSEGLEPIYVEQTRLFAAALGRHQLDVVYGGGKVGLMGVLANAAVAAGLHVIGVIPKHLSDKELAHTGINELILVKDMHERKQKMAHYGDAFVALPGGAGTLEELFEVWTWAQLGLHDKPCAFLNVNGYYDGLLSFLADMVKAGFMRQTYLDMLIVSDDINELLEKLQDYTPPPPKWEK
- a CDS encoding PTS transporter subunit IIC, which encodes MSTTSKQSSPNTLLPTPLRAFFNKYLIDAFTGMALGLFVTLIAGLIFSQAGLALNLPLLMDLGKLASILMGAGIGVGIAYYLKAPTLVVFACLVAGMMGAHSEALIAGHLFTPQDGSPATFLAVPGNPIGAYLATVFAYRAGSWIQGKTKLDIILVPWAVGVVALAVCAWLNPPVVSVVNSIGAGIEMATQLQPFMMGIVIAVVVGLLLTMPTSSAAICIAIGLDGLAGGAAVVGCAAHMIGFAVASFKDNGVSGVIAQGLGTSMLQIPNIFKKPIILLPVVIASAVVGPIATTGFGLMSTASGAGMGTAGFVGVFGVLEASAGTLSSSQIWLAIVLLMFALPALIAGLVAWMMRRVGWIDDGDMTLP
- a CDS encoding glycosyltransferase family 2 protein, translating into MSSVSIVIITLNEAERISGLLDDLVQQTHQDFEVILVDSNSDDETCAIAESYATRLPRLHIEQMSTRGVCLGRNTGANLAQYERLLFLDADVRLAPDFLQQALQHLNTKQLQVAGVYLSPKGLPKRYSLGYKLFNIGIGLTQFVFPTAIGACLFSTKRVHTTINGFDTTISLCEDCDYVNRASHITRFRMLPLGFTFDPRRLKQDGVLTTGRKYLHANLHRLFIGEVRNQKIRYEFGHYKSKP
- a CDS encoding FAD-binding oxidoreductase; protein product: MSQTANQSSQPARYEEAIAKLQAHFADKLSVNLTTRQQHAHTMTWLKNQPADAVLVAQSKQDVAQAVEICNQYKMPVIAFGIGSSLEGQLNAPEGGLCIDMSEMNEVLQVNNEDLTVTVQPGVTREQLNHYLRDTGLFFPIDPGANATIGGMVATRASGTNAVRYGTMKDVVLSLEIVTAEGKIIKTGSRAKKSAAGYDLTRLIIGSEGTLGIVTEITLKLFGITECIGSGICHFPSVEAACEATMMTIQMCLPIARIELLDALQVKACNQYSNLNLKETPTLFIEFHGSEASVQEQAQIFGEIVEECGGSDFAWDTNEVERNKLWHARHNAYPASCALRPEAKALSTDACVPISRLAECVSETAKDIEASGMIGPIVGHVGDGNFHVLLLVDTNNPDEVKTAEDLVGRLAKRAIDMDGTCTGEHGIGQGKRKYMAYEHGEAVVMMQAIKQALDPNNILNPGKIWPQ
- a CDS encoding DUF2058 domain-containing protein encodes the protein MAKNALQAQLLKAGLVDSKKAKKLTKQAEHAKRTGNAPDAEIKKAVADAQAEKLKKDQQLNQQRQQALEEKTLRANIIQMIQQHQITDTQGDIEYRFVDDSKIKKLNITQKLFDQIVAGHVSIARLEEGYALLPRPLADRINDKLEGFIVESNDKADDQPAEDDPYAEYVIPDDLMW